Within Hoplias malabaricus isolate fHopMal1 chromosome 16, fHopMal1.hap1, whole genome shotgun sequence, the genomic segment CCTATATGAGTTTTtgcattaaatacatttttccacTGTTGATATTAGTGATAATAGTTGGTATTTTACCATAATGCTACTGTTTTGAGAAACATtctgaaacatttttattattattattattattattattacatttcatATCAATAATTACTTTTGCAGTGTCATTTCTTTTGTAAAACTATGGCTTATGGAGTTAGCGGTGAACTCTCTCTGGTTACGGCTCTTACTGAAACACTTGAAGGGGTGTCAAAATGCGTAGAATGGCAGTGCTGTGACTCATTTTGTGATGCTAATAACTGTTAGAAGCAAATTTACTCTTTAAATGAGTTACAACTCCTCAAACAGAAGAGATGCTTTTACTATTTAGCCTTGTTTCAGCCATAATTACataatgaagctgaaaacacTAGGATGGTGTTTTATGTGCAGTTCTTCTTGTCATGTGTATACCTTTCTGTAGATTGAATGTTCCATTTGACAGTATTCCCCCATTAGCATTCATAGCAAAAAGGCCTCTTTCAGGTTCCCGCATGTGCTGGCAAACAGCAGAGGGAAAAGAGCCACTTTTGTTCTCTGTTTGTGGGGCTTTAGACCTGAAGTGTATTATTAGCTACCTCTTATGCCTCATGGCTTTGTAAAACTGTGATGAGTTCTTATATTATTGGTTCCTTTATATttcaaaatacataaatatataaaaccttTAAACGTGAAGCAGGCAATGGCCAAACTGAACATGCTCTGTTGTGCTTGTGCTAGTAGTTCAGTCAGTGGTCATCCGGGTAATCTAGTTTCATAACCATCAGGAGGAAAGAGACCTGGACATCCTCTGAGTTTTAATCTAGTGGAAGGTGTTGCGCAATGCATAACATGTAGGCCTGACATTTTCTGGACACTTGCGTTAATGACATGTGTTATGGAAGCTACTTATTCTGTACTTTAACACGTTTACTTAATTACTAGCATATACCTTTCAAGGCTAACTTTAATTTCGTTACTGACTTTCCTTAATTTCCCTCAGAGCAACAAAACATGTCTTCATACATAAAATATGTAATCTCAGACAGATtgcatttaaatgaattttATTCACCTATCCATATAACTGAGTGTGTTCCAGTCATGATAATGTATAGTTCTTTGTGTTGATGCATGTGTCAGCCATCTGATGGGCAGTGGGCACCTGCTGGAGTGCGCATGCACTCAGTCCCCTGGCAGGTGATGTGAGCCGAGCTTCAGATAGCTGGTTTCATCGAGTCATGTTTCCTCCTCTGGGGCTGATGGAGTGTCACAGAGAAATGAGAGCAGAGGGTGGGAACGGGAGAGGCTCTGTGAGTCCACACTCAGCTCTGGGAATTACTTTGAGAAGCAAATTGTCTCTTACCAGCCTGAGTTAATGTGATTTAACCTCTGCTTTTGTGACTTTGACTAAAACGAATAAAAAACAAGTGACAGTAGCTACAAATATCTGGAGATAGTACTCTTTTAAACAGAACAAATACTTTCACTCAATCTCTGCAGGCCTAATTTAATTAGCTGTATAAGTATAAAAGGTGACTGCACTGGTTTGTATCTTCTTGCTGTGCCAACATTTCTTTTCAACGTTCATAAGTAAAGCCCGCTAAtgccttattttattttaattgtttaaaaagGAATTGCATTGATATTTGGTTACTGCTTATTTAGAAAATCTTTCAGAATAGTTTGTTTGAAATGAAGCATTGTAAAGAACCTCTccaaaaacattttcagtgatAAGCAGGTTTTTAATCTTGTTAATATGTCTTCATGGAGGTTTTTTATATGCTAGAATTTTTATTATCAAAGGAAATAAGTAGCCTGAGCAATGGTGAGCGTTTTCACTGCAGTGCTTCAAAGATGGTCTCATTTGAGCGAATTTTAACTGCCAGGgtttatgtcataaacctaaggaaccaatcagaTCAGTACTGGGGTTTTGAGCTGCAAATGAGAGGTTGAAGGGTGTGTACGGACAAATTGCACGTTTATAAATCTGCATGTACTAAAGAGGTCAAGAAGCCACTTTCAAggcattcacttttttttttttcttttaatggaAATAACTTAATAAATATGTAGTTTAGAACAGAGGTGAACAgaattttatcttttaatttgtGAAAATGTACAGCTCATTTGGGTTTATCTATCATTTTGCTTTGTATAATTAATCCTATGCCCATCACAAGACAGTGGAGAATACAGCTCTACCTCATTCCCTCATGTTCTGGTTTTGTGCTTTAGTTCAATAGTTTGGTTTAGACAAAAGCTCCATCCTGACTTCATGTCAGAGACAGCCAGTGAATGAAATCATATTATCACATTATTAGTATTTTTTCCTGTATCAGCTTTTAAATCACAATTCACAGCATACTTTTTTTATTCTGAGATGTTTGTTATATTTGTCTAAATTTGAAATATGATTCATATCTTTGCTGCTCACATTTTCTGCATAGTTACTATGGCTTATACTGCTTTGATGTGTGCTTCTGCTGGTGAATATGTCTGCTTCTAATTTTTCATTCCTGCTGTCTTTAAATCTGATATTTTCTTTTAATGGACTACAAGTTAAATGAAGGTCCCTTCACACTTTTAGTCAATTAGGAACAGTCACcttaggggggaaaaaaaggttgGGGCTTGCCATTcctccacaccaaactcctaaaACGAAGTCTTTTATGAACTTTACTTAGTGCAGAACGTGCACTCATGTTGGAACAGAAAAGGCCCCTCCCCAAAATATTGCCAGGAAGTTGGAAGCATAAAAAATACCTTTTTATATGGTGAGGCCTGCAGGCCTAGTCTAAACTCTGAAAACAGCCCGAGATGATTCTCCCTTCTTCATTACTATCATCACATCCGAGAACACATTCCAACTGATTCAGAGTCCAGTGGCTTTGTGATTTACTCCAGCTGACACTTTCTATTGCATATAATGATGCTGATGGCTTGTGTGCAGTTGCCTGGCCATGAGACTCCATTTCATGAAGCTCCTTATGCAAAGTTCATGTGCAGAGGTTTGCTTTCAGAGACAGTTTGGAAGTAGTGATGGTGCAACAGGAATTAGACAAGTTTTTCCATGCTATGTGGTTTTGGTAGGCTATAAATTTTATGTGGTATTATACTTTGTGGCCGTTTCATGTCAAAGTAAACCTTTACACAGCGAGCTTAATTATAACATGCATTTACTAAGCCTCCtacattaaacaaatataaGTATGAAATTactactttaaaaatattttatataatttctaTGCTATGGATATTTGTGTTAAATAAAGAGACATTTAATTGTGTTATTTGCAATTTTGTTTAGTACAATGAAAGCTACACTATGTTGTAACATTTTCTATTTGTGTTGTAGGTTGTTATTGATTAAAACAGTTAttgttacttttttaaaaaatatttagcgAAAAACTTTGTGCCCTCCTTTCGCATCCAATCAGATCTGTGATTGGACAAAAGTACAGGCAAGAAATTATATCTTGTAGAACCATAAATGTTGCTAGTAGTACGTCATACTGCGTCACTGTATCTTGACCCCACTCTCTTATGTTATGGTGAAAACTGAATGGAGGTACTTTTTATGTCAAAGGAAACAGGTCTTTTTATTCCCTCAGTGACccacatttgtaaatgttgcaCACCCAAGCTGTAGCAGATCCATGCAATAATATGCCCTGAggtgaaatcttttttttcttctccaacAAGTCTGATGATCCTGGTGAAGCACACAGGATGCTGCAATTAGGCTAAACACTAGGCTAATATTCTCCTGAATGaagaggacctccctttaataTTGATGACTGCTCTCTGTCAAAAGAACTCAAGCATACCTTTCCATTTCTATCAGATCTATTTTAGTCTCTTCCTTTAGTCCTTCAAATTTGCAAAGTCTTTGCAGTGAATGTGATCTTGAGGTCATTCTTCTAATGTGTCGTCTTTCTTCATTCACACAGAAATGACAGAACTAAGACAGAGGTGGTCTGAGCAGAAGATGAGGGGGTACAGTTTATTCTAGGAGACCAGAATGACCTGCTTTGCTCGCTCTCTttcattgttttattcattcacttgCATCCTCTTATCTCCTTTTGTCCTTTTCTCGCTATCTTGCAtttgtctgtatttctctcaATGTTTCATTTGATTTCTCTTGCATGCTCTATGATCTGTCTTCCTCTGTATTTCAtgcttattttatttccagATTTTCTCATAATGTAAAGACAGAGGAAAGTCTGAGGAATTTAAAGAGTTGTGCTGGATCTCCCTGAACTTTTATTTCAGGCCAGTTTTACCCAACAAACCTGTACATCACAGAAAATCATTTATAATGTTGATGCCAGTGTCCGTTAGCCAATTATGGTCTGATatccacagaaatgttctgaaaCTTACTGCAGAATGTGGAGAATGCTAAATAGAGGGTGTTGTCGACGGCTCTTTTATTGCACCATATGAAGGCGACTGCTCTTTGAGAGAAGAAAAACCCATACTTTAGTTTAATCTTTGTATAGTCTCTAATAAAGAGGATAAAGTTAATTATACTACTTTCTTAACTGAAGTAATCATAAACTTTTCTTAAGCCGATAAAGCAGTGGTTAACATGAGGATAAAAAGACCTTTGTGTGTGAAAGAAACAGATTTTGAATCCCAGAAGGCAGCTGCAGTGCTTTTCATATTGTGTAATCACTTACTTTCTGTTGACAtcttttatgaaaaaaaaaaaaaaaaagtcaaaatgatttttagttaaaaacaaaattgaATAATGAGGAAGAATGTCAAAAACGTAAGAGTAGGTGATCAAATATTGATTGATCAATTACAGAAACAACTGTTTGCTGCAGACCTCCATTTGGGGGTCTCCCCAGGTCTTGGACATTTCCatgagaaataaaatgattaaCTGGTTGAGTGAATAAAATCCCCGAAGGCTTGtttcaataattaattattattattttattttggtccTATGTTAAATTCATAAAGTATTCAGAACATTGTGAGAACATCCACCACTACCTGTCATACAATTTTACAACACACATCCACTAAGTAACGTTTACTAAACCCATAAATATGTCACACAAGTGTGTACTTGAGGGCAAAGTCACAAACTGCAAAGGAGGTTAGGACAGGATCAATTTTTTGTGAAACAACTTTTTTTTGGTGCAGAAGTGGCTGCTTAGTTTCTGTATCTTGTTACTCCAGCTGACTcttgtgttaatttttttttatcttggaCTGTCAGCCATTGATCATTTTGCTTTCCTGTGTGCCATGGAATATGTGTGGTCTATTATAAGACCCATATTGCTGTAACAAGTTCAGCGTCACCTTTAAGTAACTGTACTGGATGAATTTTGGCATTTGACTTTATTTGAGTTTTGTCTATGATTGTTAGTTTGCATGTATTCCTGTTGATTGCAGTGTGTGATTGTAGGGAAATCTTAAGGAAATTTTCCTGGAATTATTACTTCAGTTGCATAGATCCTTGCTTTGGTGTCTGTGTGATTGCTTTGACTAAATGTTGCACTCTACTTTTCAGCTGTCAGGAGTCAAATAGCTGAttacttgtgtgtttgtgtgtgtgccaatGTCATCCTGTTCTCCTCTCACACAGTTGGCCCACCAACAAGTGCTGACGACATTAAACCCGTAGATGTGTAGTGTGGTGGGTGCGCTGTGGTGGGTTTGTGCGTGCTTGAGCTGTATTGAAAGCATGAGCAGCTGAattaagtgtgtgtttatgtgtgtatagACACCTTTTGCGTACACTTGCATGAATATGACATGGTTTGTATAGTAAAGAAAATTGTTAACCATTAAACCATTTGCAGTTTTGCCACCAGTCAGCTGATATTAGTCTTAGGTTAAGAGTTACTTCAGCAGCAGTTTGACTATGGTGATGTTAATACAGTCAGAACTTTTCTATTGCAGACTTCTCATTGACTCATGCTTTTGTTGTGGGTGTTGTTTCCTTACTGTTAACAGGCTCGTATCAAATTTCCCGTTGATTACCCTTACTCACCTCCGTCCTTCAGATTTCTCACCAAAATGTGGCACCCAAACATATATGAAGTAAGTATGTTTACTGAGTtcagaaaataacacaaaacacatttttatgttttatttttaacacattcatttgctAGAATGGATGATACAGGggttattgtttgtctaatggCGACCCTATTGGTGTTTTCAGAATGGAGACGTGTGTATTTCCATATTGCATCCTCCGGTAGATGACCCCCAGAGTGGAGAGTTGCCTTCTGAGAGATGGAACCCCACCCAAAATGTCAGGTGAGCATATACATGTGTTTGTCTTATGCTTGCTGCCGTGGCAAGGACCCCTGAAAAGGCTCTGTGATTTCTACTTACTTGCATTTCGTAAGCGCTGATGGTTTTGTGCTCTATCAACCATTATGTGATGGAGATTGAATGGTGTGCAGTGATGTAATGAATAACTGCTGGCTGCTCTCTGACAGGACCATATTGCTGAGTGTTATTTCTCTGCTGAATGAGCCCAACACGTTCTCCCCAGCCAACGTCGATGCATCAGTCATGTACCGCAAGTGGAGGGACAGCAAAGGCAGAGACCGGGAGTATGCTGACATCATCAGGTTAGACAGGAACACTTATCTACCCACTTATGTTTAGTGGGTAATGCAGTGCTTTGGAAGCACTGTTTGCCGCAGTATTCATCCCggtgatttgtttatttatttgatctGTTTGCATGGAATTCCTATTCCAACTTGTCATCACACTCTGGATATTTTAATTTCATAATCTTGAAGTGATTACCTATGCAGAGTAGCCcttatataatacatttacacataGTAATTTATCCCTCCTGCTCACAGCGAACTATATCTATCTCTCTAGGAAACAGGTTTTAGCCACTAAAGCAGATGCTGAACGTGATGGGGTTAAAGTTCCCACCACGCTGGCTGAATACTGCGTCCGAACCCGAGCTGCACCACCTGATGAGGGCTCCACACTCTTCTATGATGACTATTACGATGATGAGGAAATGGATGAGGACACAGAGGAGGACGAGGACTGTTGCTATGATGAAGTTGACTCTGGCACTGAGGATTCATGACATCACCACCATCACTTGAACTGATCTGGACTCTTCATTCCCTCTTCCTTGCTTTTAAAGAGTTGGTTTGTTTTGAATTTTTCCCCTAatgttttactttaaatttCTCTCACGTGGCTTTTTGCATATGATCAATGATTTAACAGTCACCAGTGAGGActagttgtttgtttgtttttgttcaaatGTTTTGATGGAGAGAGCAGGGTAAGAGTgggtgatttgtgcaaaatcaCTGCTGAGCCATTCTTGTTCTTATGCTGTTTAGAATCATCCTTTTGTCTTTCAGTCCATACCCTACTatattttttccctctctttttttcctctttgggTGGCACTACAGG encodes:
- the cdc34a gene encoding cell division cycle 34 homolog (S. cerevisiae) a; the encoded protein is MAQHGQHHVASSQKALMLELKSLQDEPVEGFRITLVDESDLYNWEVAIFGPPNTHYEGGYFKARIKFPVDYPYSPPSFRFLTKMWHPNIYENGDVCISILHPPVDDPQSGELPSERWNPTQNVRTILLSVISLLNEPNTFSPANVDASVMYRKWRDSKGRDREYADIIRKQVLATKADAERDGVKVPTTLAEYCVRTRAAPPDEGSTLFYDDYYDDEEMDEDTEEDEDCCYDEVDSGTEDS